In Polaribacter pacificus, the genomic window CAAAAAGGCATCAAGTCTCAATTGCACATTATTAACGGTTCTGTAGAAATTGCCCCAAACATTGGTTTGGCTGACGGAATTTGTGATATCGTTTCTAGCGGAAGTACCTTGTTTAAAAACAATTTAAAAGAGGTAGAAGTGCTATTAACTTCTGAAGCAGTCTTGGCGGTATCGGCTAAAATATCAGCAGAAAACCAACAACTCTTAAACAAATTACAATTTAGAATTCAATCTGTTTTAAAAGGACGCAACTCAAAATATGTGCTTTTAAATGCTCCAAATGATAAGTTAGAACAGATTATTGCAGTATTACCAGGAATGAAAAGCCCTACGGTATTGCCATTGGCTGTTTCTGGATGGAGCTCAGTGCACTCTGTGATTCCTAAGAGTCAATTTTGGGAAATTATAGACGAGCTAAAAGAAAAAGGAGCCGAAAGCATCTTGGTATGCCCGATTGAAAAAATGGTACTTTAATTAACGATCATTCCAAATACAAATATACCCTTATGAAATTCATAAACAATCCAGAAAAAAAAGACTGGTCAAAACTCTTAGAAAGACCTACTAAAACAGTGGATGCTATAGAAGAAAGCGTGCTAACTGTTTTTAATGCGGTTAAAGAGAATGGAGACAAGGCTGTTTTA contains:
- the hisG gene encoding ATP phosphoribosyltransferase is translated as MSKLRIAIQKSGRLNEDSLAILKECGISIDNGKDQLKANASNFPLEVFYLRNGDIPQYLKDGVVDIAIIGENVLIEKGQDIAIAERLGFSKCKVSLAIPKNQKYTGLSYFNDKRIATSYPNTIQNYLDQKGIKSQLHIINGSVEIAPNIGLADGICDIVSSGSTLFKNNLKEVEVLLTSEAVLAVSAKISAENQQLLNKLQFRIQSVLKGRNSKYVLLNAPNDKLEQIIAVLPGMKSPTVLPLAVSGWSSVHSVIPKSQFWEIIDELKEKGAESILVCPIEKMVL